From Candoia aspera isolate rCanAsp1 chromosome 4, rCanAsp1.hap2, whole genome shotgun sequence, a single genomic window includes:
- the LOC134497364 gene encoding uncharacterized serine/threonine-protein kinase SBK3-like, giving the protein MTPGQMNAIVHEKQTATGEWSATVFPQEPSTPALAQKCLPDQGAAGEQDINSAENLDDTEDNEEFLEKLITITSKSLPKLEVEERYNITKELGSGSYGHVLQVQHCERGTSMALKLMSKEHTGRREFLWEYCIALCLSSHPTLLRTTGSAFESSIFYGFAQELAPVGDLCAILNLGEGLPEVQVKRCAAQLADALDFMHGKALVHRDIKLDNVLLFDRECQKVKLGDFGLTRLEGTQISAMSSVLPYSPPELCLLERTESLALDSSLDIWAFGVLLFCICTGCIPWDMAMSPDPKFEEFSIWQNRTVPGEAPGLWKVFTTPVLRMFCRLMTLDPNRRSPAVEVNKYLHLPWRVGCSEKTQDDSLKAISSAAFLKGPSGDNTELGRNSRENCLGQIQPGLIVPEKTHTIQMRPSPGSNPSPQEGSRLNGAGLEP; this is encoded by the exons ATGACACCTGGGCAGATGAATGCCATAGTGCATGAGAAGCAAACAGCAACAGGAGAATGGTCTGCCACTGTGTTTCCTCAAGAGCCTTCCACTCCAGCTCTGGCGCAGAAGTGCCTGCCAGATCAAG GTGCTGCTGGTGAGCAAGACATCAATTCTGCTGAGAATCTGGATGACACTGAAGACAATGAGGAGTTCCTAGAGAAGCTCATAACCATCACCTCCAAGAGCTTACCGAAACTGGAGGTAGAGGAGAGATACAACATAACCAAGGAGCTAGGCAGTGGCTCCTATGGACACGTTCTACAGGTTCAACATTGTGAGAGAG GAACCTCAATGGCTTTGAAGCTGATGTCCAAGGAACACACAGGGAGACGGGAGTTCCTGTGGGAATATTGTATTGCTCTCTGCCTTTCCTCACACCCTACCCTTCTTCGAACCACTGGCAGTGCTTTTGAATCATCCATTTTTTATGGATTTGCACAGGAGCTGGCACCGGTTGGAGATCTCTGTGCTATCCTGAACTTGGGG GAGGGTCTTCCTGAGGTGCAAGTGAAACGGTGTGCAGCCCAGTTGGCTGATGCACTGGATTTCATGCATGGCAAGGCCTTGGTGCACCGGGACATAAAACTAGACAACGTGCTGCTTTTTGACCGAGAATGCCAGAAGGTGAAATTAGGTGACTTTGGCCTGACACGACTGGAAGGCACCCAGATATCTGCTATGTCTAGTGTCTTGCCATATTCCCCACCAGAACTCTGCCTGCTAGAGAGGACAGAGTCTCTAGCTCTGGACTCAAGCCTTGACATTTGGGCCTTTGGAGTGTTGCTGTTCTGTATTTGTACTGGTTGCATCCCTTGGGATATGGCAATGAGCCCTGATCCTAAGTTTGAAGAATTTAGCATCTGGCAGAATCGCACAGTCCCAGGTGAGGCTCCGGGCCTGTGGAAAGTTTTCACAACTCCAGTCTTGCGCATGTTCTGCCGCCTCATGACTCTTGACCCTAACCGTCGTAGCCCTGCTGTTGAAGTGAACAAATACTTGCACCTGCCTTGGCGAGTGGGTTGTTCTGAAAAGACCCAGGATGATTCTCTGAAGGCAATCAGTTCTGCTGCCTTCCTCAAGGGCCCTAGTGGGGACAATACTGAACTGGGCAGAAACTCCAGGGAGAATTGCCTTGGGCAAATACAACCCGGACTCATTGTCCCAGAGAAAACTCATACCATACAGATGCGTCCCAGCCCTGGAAGCAATCCCAGCCCACAGGAAGGTTCAAGGCTAAATGGGGCTGGGCTTGAGCCCTGA